The Clupea harengus chromosome 13, Ch_v2.0.2, whole genome shotgun sequence DNA window CCCCAATCCCCCTCCTTACAGTAGGTAATAATACACTCAAATTAGTTAGTTTTTGTCAGTTATTGCGTCcatgttgtcttgttgtttggTGAAGTGCTCCTGATTCAGGGTCGGGGCACTGGGCTGTAGGCTGACAGGGTTGATTTTTGTTAATTATTGATTTTGCAGATTTATGACTGATGTCAATTATTGGTTGATACTGAATGCTACTGTAGGAATGTTAGTAGTAAATAAGTAGGTTTAGTATGGGTTTATCTAATTCAGTATCAAAACAAAGGAGTTAGGAATGATTTGAATGGGAAGACGGGGCTGCTTTGTCATACGATAAATAAAGGGTGGGTCTTCGAGGTACTATGATaggtttctgattggtggagtcaaCGGGGAGGTCATAGGTTTCATTGGTTGAGCAGTCAGCCAGTTGAGGCGTTAGGGGGAGTGTCATGTTAAGTTTAAATGCCTAAGCGGGAGATATTTTTGTCAGAGCGTCTTCGAATTCAttctcttattgtggtttaagatctgcaataaaccTCACTGAAATACTCTACAATCGGCTGTCTCCACTTCGACATTTTCTGGTACCTCGCGGTAATTTGTGATCGGACACCACACTACTGATACTCCTCTCGATGTTTATGTCCCTCTTTACAGTTATGCTATCTCTGTACAGCTGAGCGACCATGTGGTCCTGTGTTTATTTAGCCATGTGCCTCTCTtccttgtgtctgtctctgcagtTCACCTGtttctgctcttctcttttATCAGCCTAATTATTGTGTTCACCTGCCTACCTACCTTGAGTCATGCAGATATTCATCAcaccaacagtgtgtgtgtgtgtgtgtgtgtgtgtgtgtgtgtgtgtgtgtgtgtgtgtgtgtgtgtgtgtgtgtgtgtgtgagtgtgtgtgtatgagcgtgtgttttCTTCTATCAGCTGCGTGTTGAGAAAGGCTTCAGGAAATGAGGGAAAGTTCCAGATTTacgacacacacagtttgtcctGTAATATGCCGTGTGAGGAGCAGTCAGGGAGGCAGTGACCCCtaaggcaaaacacacacacacccacatacatacacacagactttaACCTGAAACAGGCCATCTgaccctccaacacacaccaaaacacactgtTATACGAGCCCTGTgaggacccacacacacacacacacacacacacacacacacacacactcttactagATTCCTAAAGACCTGAAacaatcagagagagggagagaaagataatgaATATCTTATTTAAACTTTGGAACTGCCATGTTATGGGAACTCTAATGCTTTGGGAAAAATtaaatgagagaagagaagacagacactaagcagagtgtgtttgtgtgtgtgtgtgtgtgtgttacccaggGAGCAAAGGGTATGTGGTCACTGTATGACAGAGAAGGTAGAGACAGAGGTGAACTTTTTtctacacaacaaaacaaacaaggctgacagtcagttcttttattgccacaaacggcacactgcaacacacacgtgtaatttatgaaggcgacacaggacacacacgcaggcctgaggtcgctgtgaaatgtacgctctgcatttgacccatcccggaccatccttcctccaggagcagtgggcagcttctcagcgcccggggaccaagtgaaccgtccgtctcggtcacggacggacaggagaatgttctgtttttgcatgtttttcctgttggggttcttattggaggaaaccccttgtgaacacggggagaacatgcaaactccacacagaaaggcccgggagatagcccacctgagcactgaaggtctggggaggacctgccccccagagccaacagcgccccatgcgggaatcgaacccatgaccttcttgctgtgaggcggcagtgcaagcacctgagccaccgtgccacatacACCGTAATAAGTACTCCCTCCGAAGACACCAGCATGACACATTTAACAAAAATAttcaacatttcaaaacattaGAATAGCAGGACAAATTTGCCATCATTTTGGGAGAAGCAGCAGGTTTTGTGGGCTCTCTAGTGTCATTTTGTGAGAGGCAAAGAAATCATGTGGGTCAACAAACCAGAGACCAACGCAACACTGTTCACAAAATTAGTCACTAGCTCTTAAAGTAACAGAGGGCACTTAACATTGTGGTGTAGTTATCTGTATGCTTCTTTTGCAGTTGTACGGGCTGTGGAAACAAATTTCCTTCGACAGTGAAGACATAGTTACATCTAGTAGTAGaaaaagtagtagtagtagtagtagtagtagtagaaatagtagtagtagtagtagtagtaatagtagtagtactgGTAGCAGAAGGATAAGAAGTAGTAATTGTAGTAATAGTAAAACTAATAGTAGTATTTGTAAAACTAATATTTGTAGTAGTTGCTCCCACATGTAGCTTTACTGGTGCTGATAGTGTCACAAACTTCCCACATTTCACAATCCCATTGGCTGACATGTGGTCCttgataaataaaacacaatccCATTGGCTGACATATGGTCCTTGATAAATAAAAGGATCCTCACAGAGGCCTGACAGAGCACAGAGCTGTCACTGGTGAAGAGCCCCTAgccagagcagagacagagcatTGGACATGCTGAACATGAAGACTCCTggagctgtgctgctgttgctgtggtctggtctggttgtggTTGCAGCAGAGAGTGGAGGCCGCCTGGATGAAGCTACAGGTGCAGCCCCTTCCTGCCCCCAACATAACTCCCCGTCTGAGGTGCATGTTCTGCTGAGAGAGATGGCAGCTCTGATAGCGGGGCAGAGAGTGGATTTCAGACTTGCTAAAGCCCAAATAGAGGaactgaagaaagaaaatggaggTAATAGATTTTTgtctgaaaaaaaggaaaagcatCTTAAAGTTTGAAAGATCTCTGCTgaccctctctctaactctctgtgggcatgtgtatacatgtgagtgtgtgtgtgtgtgtgtgtgtgtgtgtatttgtgtgtttgtgtgcgtgtgtgcgtctgtatgtttgtgtgtttacgtgtgtgttcaacacagacatgaactaCTCCCTACAGCAGCTGAAGAATGTCACAGAAGGtaatcagacacaaacactctctctcacacacacacgcttacatatAGAGACTCACTCTCATGATGTCGTGACTATCTTGGACTGAAGCTCAGTGCCTCATGAACTTTCACCTTGCAGTGATGTGCCAGGTTTTGACAGTGTCATTAATTGCATTGTATGGTGTctgtgcagggatggattaccgaacgccAGAGCCAGAGTctctgttatgtatctcttatttgtggttgcattttgttaatttgctgttggctttaattgagtgtacctgcgctgtgttagaaaatgtgtatgtgcgccaGGGGCGAAACTATAGACAGTGCAGCCAGCACGGTTGTATTGGGGCCCGTAGGGAGGAGGGTTTGTGGGTAAAATAGGCCCTGCATGATTACATTTGTCGGACATATGACTGTCAGAGTGTTTCTATGTAAATATGACTGTGATCCACGATGAATTCAAATTAGGTACTCACTAGCACCTTATGATATATATCTCCTTGAAATGgaaaacctgtctctgtcatggtttccatcatttttggggggaaatcgtcagtagcaatctataacacaataaTATGCTTATTCTACATAAaatatagaaactattaaaaaaactgattaaatgaaatgaatcatttcttattttctttgttatttttgtcaaatATAAAACCAAACTCAACACCTCCCAGGGGGTgtctctgctgctggaggtgggcgATACAGTGGCCCTGCGTCTGGAGGCAGGGTGGTGGGTGTCTGCTTACACTGGCCACCTCACCACCTTCAGCGGGcaactcctcttcctcatgtgATGGGGAGgtgtctacacacactcacacctagcatgcatacaacacactcatatgaacacacaaacacacattctctcctttGTCACACCTGTGATGATTTTACTGCATGTACAGATGGTTTTACTATATGGTGTTTCACAGTGCACTGTGTATGGAAATAAATGATAATTTGGAGTTTGGTCAAATGTATTTGCCCTTGgaggtttatttgtgtgtgtgtgtgtgtgtgtgtgtgtgtgtgtgtgtgtgtgtgtgtgtgtgtgtgaaagcagagGCCATGGAGACCAGACTGACGGAGAGGCTGGCTGCAAGTGAGAAGAAGGCAGAGGGcatggagaccagactgagagccagtgagaagacagtggaggagcagagagctgttataaaggagctgaaggagaaacaggaggaacAAGCAGCAGCTGTGAGAGCTGTAGGAGGCAGTGTGAACCTCACAGGGAGCCAGGTGCAGGAGCTGAGAtcggagatagaggagaggaaggtgtctttctctgcctcactgGGAACATCTGAACATGTAACTAAAGGACCCGTTAACACAGCAATTCCCCTGGTCTACAAACACATCTTCACCAACATTGGGAATGCTTACAACCCAAACACAGGTGAGAAAAGCTGTCAGTAAGTGCAAGTGTTTGGTTAATGTACTGTAATGTGTCCTGTCAGTGGCTGGAGCTGTTGACACTCCGCCCCTGTTTTGTAAACAGATGATACCTGTCTGGGTGTCTGagtgtttatttctctttctgtctcagggGTCTTCACAGCTCCGGTCAGGGGGGTCTACCACTttaatgtctttgtgtttgcGGATGGCAATGGAAGAACTTCCGCAGTCTCTCTCCATAAAAACGGAGAGCATATTTGCGTTGCCTACACTGCCCAGAACACCGTTCACATGGCAGCCTCCAATGGGGCTTCTCTTCTGTTGGAGGTGGGGGATGTGGTCAACCTGAAGCTGTGGCAGAATACCTGGGTGAGAGACACTTCTAACCATCACACCACCTTCTCTGGCCACCTGCTCTTCCCCATGTGAGGGAAGCACTATACTGATGTAAAAGTTATGTTGGGTGTGGAGTGACGCTGCTAGcgagaaacagacagaatggaacacactcctctccttgttTCCTACATGGTCACTGGGTGGGTCTGGGAAACACTTTTAGTGTGACATAAAGTCAGAGTCAGAGTTTGTTCTCTTTGGTTGCTGAATCTGTGCTTACTGTCTGCTCTCAGTTAAACTCTTGTTTTGGTTGGTTAATTAGCTTACAGGATTGAATGATCTGTACGTATTCTGCGGAATCAGGTATTTTTAATTGTTATCTTTTGATTGTTTTCCTGGATGTTAAATGACTTGTATACACTGGTAGGATGTTAACATGCATTTGCAGGCACTAGTTAGGAAACTTTCCTCCAAAGGTAAAGGTAATTCTCCTTGAATGCTATCTATCAGTTTATTGTTTGTTGACATGTTAATATACCTTTACCTACTGTtagcagggctctcaagtgtcacgcattgagcgtgacagtcactcatttcggtctttagtcacgcactcccgccacacatcgtatttctcacgctgaaaaaaaactctaggctatttaatgtgccgcagcgcgcaaacatgacctggccgcgctgccctcaccatggaggaatcaagcacgtctccccgaatcccctggagttctgccgtgaggtgccacttatcagccaatcaaaaaaaaaaaaggggctacacaatagccaatccgaaaaatacatctgttgtatctgggtaagatttaatccagcaaccaatgaaaataaagcatcctggaattgcgcgcgattgatctttCGAAAGTTTCACGTTCActtgaggaaaccactggagctccgagcatcagtcttctacaaagagtaagtcgtctcctgttttaatgttacaacaaattcacaatggtttgacacaagcaatgacaacttgactgcagttagagaatatttcccagatcaGTTTTTattgagtgtttgtagccaacacagtttgccttttcactatagctttgactccgaacttcgttaataggctaaaATAAATTCGAGCAGGCCTATTAAGAATacatatagcctataattcgaacgaatattaggcagcccttaatattcaattatgttatgggcattattttttgtaaatgtgtttgcttgaacattctattcagattccgaggcttcttcacgcctggtgaagttgtgaatcgcgagctcattaggcatactagcatgttataaatatcctggccatggatgcattaatcattgcatctgtctttcaaagatgtcaggtaaaaaacaaataagcatcctgtccttcgcccaaaggggaaagccccctaaaaaggccagattaggcccagagaaggtcgtaaacacattagaggaggagatggtggaagtggaagagacagtgcaggtggaagaggaagagactgtgcaggtggaagaggaagagacagtacaggtagaggagggagagacagtgcaggtggaggaggaggagacggtggaagaaacagtggaggagatggctagaacaaaagggagaaaagtcccaggagcagccacctacaagacctcttttaatagtgaatggacctctaaatggccatgtattactgtaggaaacagcagctcatattactggtgctctatctgcgcCAAGAgacctcctgtgcccatccaggtgtgcgggatgtgacaaggcacatagtaaggggcatcaggccaaacagcaggcactgaagtgcaattaatacatccaattctatgactatggcatatataatgggaaccaataccaaaaatgataaaagagtccaaaaaggcaacaaacacctacataaacaacacaagtcataattctctctctctctctcccaaattgaataaatactttgtaattggttgaattgtcagtgccatgtgtcaaatcttttctgcaagtctgaacaattattaacaacaacaaaacactaataataaaatggggggggggggggggggggggggggggggggctggtctgtgggcatacggcaggggcggggcgggcggaatgggggtgggccggggcgtcgccggggggggggggatatgtcactcttgcctgtcttcaaaacttgagagccctgtgttAGTATGTCAGTGTGGAACTGAAAACATTAGTAATGAAATGTGCTTTGTCAGGCTGTGTCTTTGTATATCCATctattacaaaataaaatacttcTTCAAATATATTTGTCATGGCTTTCATGGCGCCTGAAGACATCCTACATAACATTACAGGTATATACTAACCAAGTTCAAAGTAAGGGACTAGGAGTGCTGTTTAGTACACAGATATTCAACTGATATCATTATGGGTCCATTCAACCCATCTCCTGCTTTCACCCCTCTGGCACTGGTACTGGGAGGGAGGTGCAGAGGGGTTAACATTCTCATCTCAGCTTAGCGCTAGCTCCTTTAGCATAATGCATTATACATTagagtagggtgaccagacgtcccggtttgaccgggacagtcccgattctgagttgcgtgtcccgagtcccgacaaaaacctgtcgggacgctaaaatgtcccggtttacaccaaccactatgaaattgtcccggttgtcagcgattacatcgccgatgtggtcttattattagggttgggtaccaagaaccggtaccaatatggaaccggttccaatacaactggtacctacccggaccgaaatgcaacgcagatttcggtgcttcatttcggtgcctgcgccaattgaacacggtcgctaggcagattccgtggggcacatgtaaaactgccccagctcccaatgtaaactttgtcctgtgtcgctcacgctcattggtgttttcatagcaacagtcttatgacggtgaagagcaggcagcatttcacagagcaagcacaaacagaactagccatcaaccttttaacagagaaaataccgaaagataaacggtcaaaagtgtggctgtatttcgcacaaaaagattcaaacatcgcgacgtgcagcaaatgcaacaaaacaattgcgtgaaaagaggggagagaaggcaagagtcaaaggcagatcagcaaccgaagactgaaaaataaacggagatgacagctaacctacggtagtctcttaaaggggaagtacacattttctcgtactcagtgtgttcaagtaacaagattaactataaacaagatagaaaagataggaaAACaactcataaaatggtgaaatttcatgaaataaatgcaaacaaaataatacatttttgactccaaaggcaaatatgctcttatttttgcaaaagaagtttgaagctgttttttgtatttatttatatttatttaaatatactATAAAcggttgtttacagttaatataatgttcatagtttgaagttaaaaagtttaaagctgtagtttgaagccaagtgttttgtatgttttttttattcataatatactttaaacagttaatatattgttcaatttgaagaaaaaaaattgccttgggaataaaaaaagcctttctttaatgtggtcaatcgtcgctttgtgctttataaaaagaaaaagtatcagttcaggcaccggtatcgttttaaaagtatcggtttagcaccggtattggaaaaaacccaaacgatacccatccctacttattatagcccgatcattaactaaacccatgtagaaggactaataaagcgtccagcagttgatttgaacaatgtgtgtgtgtgtcagtcaatcgtagtggtctgtgtctgcataatctgtgcagccagcgttacaatgtatatttgtaaacattgttgcaaaagcCTCTTCTATCTGTCTCGTTTTAATGGTCAGGCTATATCCATAGCTAGTCCAGGGCGATGATTATGCAGcgttctgcacacactgcaaaacctcatgttctgtaagccatggtggtagcgcagatgtgaaagatcatgtgaaaacagccaaacatgaggcaggggctagcagcatagccacctattttagcaattttagcaatgttagcgctggaagtggtgagctcaagcgggctgctgaggaggggacgttagccaataaaatgatacttcagcaaatttactcctctaacaaatatacggaatgaatgtttccaatagggtgtgtgtgttgttggaataacactggtaacactttacgctaa harbors:
- the LOC116223140 gene encoding complement C1q-like protein 2 isoform X2, producing MLNMKTPGAVLLLLWSGLVVVAAESGGRLDEATGAAPSCPQHNSPSEVHVLLREMAALIAGQRVDFRLAKAQIEELKKENGDMNYSLQQLKNVTEEAMETRLTERLAASEKKAEGMETRLRASEKTVEEQRAVIKELKEKQEEQAAAVRAVGGSVNLTGSQVQELRSEIEERKVSFSASLGTSEHVTKGPVNTAIPLVYKHIFTNIGNAYNPNTGVFTAPVRGVYHFNVFVFADGNGRTSAVSLHKNGEHICVAYTAQNTVHMAASNGASLLLEVGDVVNLKLWQNTWVRDTSNHHTTFSGHLLFPM
- the LOC116223140 gene encoding complement C1q-like protein 2 isoform X1 is translated as MLNMKTPGAVLLLLWSGLVVVAAESGGRLDEATGAAPSCPQHNSPSEVHVLLREMAALIAGQRVDFRLAKAQIEELKKENGDMNYSLQQLKNVTEAEAMETRLTERLAASEKKAEGMETRLRASEKTVEEQRAVIKELKEKQEEQAAAVRAVGGSVNLTGSQVQELRSEIEERKVSFSASLGTSEHVTKGPVNTAIPLVYKHIFTNIGNAYNPNTGVFTAPVRGVYHFNVFVFADGNGRTSAVSLHKNGEHICVAYTAQNTVHMAASNGASLLLEVGDVVNLKLWQNTWVRDTSNHHTTFSGHLLFPM